DNA from Anser cygnoides isolate HZ-2024a breed goose chromosome 32, Taihu_goose_T2T_genome, whole genome shotgun sequence:
ccagccagagcccaTGTACAGCTCGGGGAAAATCTGCTGCGGGAGCAAAGGTTTATTGGAAAGCATTCTCCTTTGTGCTCATTAAAAAGGGCCCTTTCCCGCAGGCTGTCTTAGCTGTCTCTGTCTGAACGTTTATCTATCGGTAGCACTTTAATAATGGCAAGTAAATGCAGGGAGGATGCCGGATAAAGCCACGCAAAGCCGCCATTTAAATCCTCTTGTGTAAGTTTGATATCCAAAGTGGAAGTACAAATGCCATATAAGTCAATTAAAGCATTAAGTAATCTAATTGTGCTGTGGTCACAAAGTGGCTTAAAGGCTGAGCGCGGCGGTGAATGGTGCGCGAGGTCCCTCCCGCTCCCGCTGCAGCCGTCCCTGCGGCTTtgtgcaggagggcaggggggctgctggggggcgcgggggacCCGCACGCAGATAACAATGGGGCACGCCGccgtggcagggctgggtgctggccgTCGCTTTTCTGTCTTCCCCTTTGCCGAGAAATGTTGGTGGGGGCGCGCACGGCCAGCAGGCACCGGTGCGAGCGGCTGAGCAGAGGGATGCTGGCGAGGCTTGTGCTCAGCCCAGGCGGAAGGGCTGCTTCCCACGTGCGTGTGCAAGCGTGCAGTGCAAGCCCCCGGCCACCTTGGAAAGCTGGAATTTGCACAGATCCCACCCAGGCTTTGTTCCCTGGGCAGGAGCCGTGCTCGATGCACGGGGCTGCGTGGAGCTGCTCGCATTGTCTGCGCTTTATCCCAGCTCTCTTCATGCTATTAATATGCTAAACACTATTAATGTGCTATTAATACTACATGCATTATAATTATCACGAGTGCCTTAATATGCTATTAATGCTGGCTTTGCAGTGGCCAGCCAATTCATGGCTTCTGGGCCCAGGAAAATAAAGGGAGCAAGCCCCAGCTTTGGGAGCGGGacgcaggggctggagctgccggTGGGCTTTTGGAGGTGGAGGTGGGCGTCCCGAGGGCGCGGGCTGGTACCGTGGCTGTTGCATTCTGTTGGGCGACGTGGCTGTCGAAACTGGCTGCTTTCTTTGAAGCGCTTGCGGTTGCTGGTACTTGGGGGTGTTTGCATCGGTGGTGCAAGATTTTTGCGTTGGTTGTGCAAGATTTTTGCATCGGTTGTGCAAGAATTTTGCATTAGTGATGCAAGAGGGTGGTCGAGGGGATTTTCACAGGGGAGGTGCGTAATTCAGAGCATATGGTTGGAGCTGGGAGGTGCAAAGTGGTCCAGATGGACAGCGTGGTACAGTGGGTTTTGGATGCAGAGAGGCACTCGTCCTTCTTTCATTGGTCTCACCCTACCTCTGCCCTGTGTCCCACAGGTCTGTCGAAGATGCACTGGTCACCAGAGCATGCCCAGTCCCTGAACCAGTGGCCGGAGCAGCACCTCGACgtctcctccaccacctcctcgcCAGCCCACAAGTCCGACCTGTACCCCAGCACCCGCCAGCGCTTCAACTACGCCTGGGCCAACGACGACATCTCGGCGCTCACCGCCTCCAACCTCCTCAAGAGGTACGCCGAGAAGTACTCAGGGGTGCTGGATGCGCCCTACGAGCGCCCGGCGCTGAGCAGCTACGGGGATGGCGCCTTCGGGCCGGTTAACGGGcagaagggggacggggagcCCTGGCCCGTGCCACACGGCTCTGACGGCGCCTACCCGCTGACCCCCATCCACGATGGCCTCCCTGGTGCCAAGGCGGTCGTGCCACCCGCCGTCCCCGCTGGCAGCGCACCGCTGGGGCTCGGCGGCTCCCCAGTGGTGTCCGCCAACCTCGCCGATCCCATCTACCCCGGGAACTCGTGTGGAGGAGCGGCCGGCTCCGGCGGGCTGGGCTCGTCTCAGGAGTACCCCGCAGGCTACGGCGGCACCTACTTGCCCTCTGGCTACTgcgcccagcccagcacagcacttgCCCCCCCGCACCCACCCACCCTGCACGGCTcggggctcctgcagcccacGCACCCCTCGTCCGCCCTGGTGCCAGGCTATGGCTCCTCCGGCCCCGTCTACAACTATGCCTCAGGCAGCTATGCGCCGCAGCCGGGCTACGGGGCCATCCACCCGCCCCATCCCTCTGCCTCCTACCTGCCCTCAGGCATCGCAGCGCCcaccccgctcccggccccgccgcctgctGCCCGCCCGCCTGTGGTGCCAGCGTACGGCTACCAAGGGGCTGGCTTGGCCCCCCTGGCCGTGCCACCCCTGGGCACCGAGGCAGCGGGCGCCCTGAAGAGGAAAGCCTTCGATATCTCCGGCGGGGAGGACGAGGCAGAGGGCAGGTATCGGAAATACAGCTACGAGCAGCCAAAGTCCCCCTACCCCATGTCGGACAACGGCGAGTGCCGGGGCAACGGGTTCCCCAGTGCCGGCAAGCGGCCGGCGGGAGCGGGGAGCACCGAGGAGCACAGCGGCAAGTATGGCGGGCAGCCGATGAAGAGCATGGTCTCGCCGCCCTACGGCACCGGGGAGGCCCCGCTACGGCCGGCAGAGCCCTTCGAGAAGTTTAGTCCCCCCCTCGCCAACGGGGAGCGGGCGGCCGAGCTGGGGCCCCCCTTCCCGCTGCGGCTGCCGCCCAAGGCGCCTGTCTTTGGCAGCCCGCCGGTGGAGGAGCAGCCCAAAAACGTCGACCCGTTGGTCTTGGAGCTGGTGAACACCAAGATTGTGGAGCGTGGGCCGCCCGTGCAGTGGACGGACATCGCCGGGCAGGTCTCTGTGAAGGCCACCATCGAGGAGGAGCTGGTGTGGCCCATCCTGCGGCCCGGCGCCTATACCGGGGCGAGCCGGCCGCCCCGCACCATCCTGCTCTTCGGGCCGCATGGCACGGGGAAGACCCTGCTGAGCCGCTGCATCTCCACCCAGCTGGGCTCTACCCTGCTGAAGCTCAGCGGCACGGCCCTGCTCTCCACCTGGAAAGCCGAAGCCGAGAAGATCCTGCAGACCGTCTTCTTCGTGGCCAAGTGCCGACAGCCCTCGGTGGTGCTCATCACCGAGGCGGAGTCCCTGCTGGTGGCCCAGGACAGTGGCCAGGCTGGAAACCTCAAGTCCCAGCTCCTCTCCTACCTGGACAACGTAGCTACCTCGGCCGAGCAGAACGTGGTCATCATCGGGACCACCTCACGGCCCGGCAGCATGGACGAGGCTTCCCACCGGCGCTTCGCCAAGCGCTTCTACATCTCCCCGCCGGACAGCATCGCCCGGCGGCAGATCCTCCACCACGTGCTGGCCCAGCAGGGCTCCTGCCTGAGCGAGCGGGAGATGGCCTCCCTCGTGCAGCACACGGAGAGCTTCTCGGGCGGCGAGCTGatccagctctgccagcacgCCGGGGCCACCACGCTGCACGGCTTGCCGGGCCAGATCCAGCCCACCTCCTACAAGGACTTTGAGAAAGCCTTCTGCAAGGTCCGCCCCGCCACCTCGCAGAAGGAGCTGGACTTGTTCGCGGAGTGGGATAAGATGTACGGGTCCAGGCACTGACGgcgcggctgggggggggaccggCCGCCACCTCCCGAACCGCGAGAGACTCCCCGGGAAGACCCGACGACAACCAACGTACCTCTTTCTCATGGTTTCTGACGTGACTGGGCTGGTTTGGTTCTTCGCTTTTTGGAAGTAGTCGCTCACTGAACTCAGGATAACCTATTTATTATTCGcccacctccccgggcagccgcTTCCAGACCAGCGACGCAacgagcggggccgggggcacgCCGGGATTCGGCTTTTCACCGATCTGATCGATGCAAGAGCCCCGTGCCTATTCGCAGAGGCTCGAgtttccattatttttccttgtttccatCAGAAATGCCCCGGGGCAGCGATGCCCTCGGCCCGGAGGAAgcggcacggggagggggaaggcaggggggGATCACAGAACCCAGGGGTTTGGAGTAAAATGCTGTAGATTGTTTAATATACTAGACttcgtttttatttttgtaaggtatgtagtatttttttgtttttctttttaactactCAGGAAAAGAAttacctcagaaaaaaaagaaaagaatgtgtttttaaaatctctttttatctcctcagaaaaggaaaaagagatttGAAGGGTTTGCAGTCTTAGGACAAAGCTGTCTTGTGCATTTGCTTCCAAAAAGGGTGACAGAAAgacgaaagaaagaaaagaaaaaaaaaaaacttgaagcTGTTACAAAGATGAAAGTTGAATGTATTTTGGGTGCTTTTCACATATATTATgccataattttattttgattttgttttgttttgttttgtttttgttaacatTGTTATTGTAGTGTTTGGTGGAGTAACGTGTCTTCGACGGAAGGAGTGCTAGTGCCGTAGTTTGAGAGCTGTCGCCAGCGCCGCTTTTTGGATAAACCTCAGCTCACCTCCCCCCGCGGGCGCAGCCGCTCCCTTTGGCCTCCGTCACCACCCCATCGGCCTCGCGTAGTCGGGCGGGCTGCTGGGGTTTTTCGGTTCAAAAGTCATTTTTGTAGCGCTACGTCTTGTGCTTGGGAGGCAAACTCCCCCCCGAACCTCAGGGTCTGCGCACGCAGAGCAGGAAAAGCCtcggcgggggcgcggggccgagcGGCGGCTTCACCCTCCCAGTGCTCAGGATGCCAAAGGAGCcagcttttgggggggggttccccatttttttttgcagtttccCACTGAAGCACACGTGTGCAAAGGGCATTACCGGGGAGGCTGGCGCCGGGCGGTACGACAC
Protein-coding regions in this window:
- the FIGNL2 gene encoding fidgetin-like protein 2; the protein is MHWSPEHAQSLNQWPEQHLDVSSTTSSPAHKSDLYPSTRQRFNYAWANDDISALTASNLLKRYAEKYSGVLDAPYERPALSSYGDGAFGPVNGQKGDGEPWPVPHGSDGAYPLTPIHDGLPGAKAVVPPAVPAGSAPLGLGGSPVVSANLADPIYPGNSCGGAAGSGGLGSSQEYPAGYGGTYLPSGYCAQPSTALAPPHPPTLHGSGLLQPTHPSSALVPGYGSSGPVYNYASGSYAPQPGYGAIHPPHPSASYLPSGIAAPTPLPAPPPAARPPVVPAYGYQGAGLAPLAVPPLGTEAAGALKRKAFDISGGEDEAEGRYRKYSYEQPKSPYPMSDNGECRGNGFPSAGKRPAGAGSTEEHSGKYGGQPMKSMVSPPYGTGEAPLRPAEPFEKFSPPLANGERAAELGPPFPLRLPPKAPVFGSPPVEEQPKNVDPLVLELVNTKIVERGPPVQWTDIAGQVSVKATIEEELVWPILRPGAYTGASRPPRTILLFGPHGTGKTLLSRCISTQLGSTLLKLSGTALLSTWKAEAEKILQTVFFVAKCRQPSVVLITEAESLLVAQDSGQAGNLKSQLLSYLDNVATSAEQNVVIIGTTSRPGSMDEASHRRFAKRFYISPPDSIARRQILHHVLAQQGSCLSEREMASLVQHTESFSGGELIQLCQHAGATTLHGLPGQIQPTSYKDFEKAFCKVRPATSQKELDLFAEWDKMYGSRH